From Brassica oleracea var. oleracea cultivar TO1000 chromosome C3, BOL, whole genome shotgun sequence, a single genomic window includes:
- the LOC106328100 gene encoding probable mediator of RNA polymerase II transcription subunit 26c — translation MDLDDFRSVMDNAGVDVWTFIDTAILVASLDYGQELKRRRDNIVERLYATSMANKCRNCDFGGGGGEVARANGSGGHEEEEEGGGEVREKSVNGEDDDEDDGYDPFAGLFDDEQKSVLEIKERLEDPDLSEEDLVELLQNLDDMEITFQALQETDIGRHVNKVRKHPSNDVRILAKKLVKKWKETVDEWVKLNPPGDLEPPSLIADEDSPQQRALHNGNRQQVPDFGYSPVPQTTQNGYSGSSSKNSNVAQPERKPRPVAPPQRRESPSPAKPSRPPPSQQPIQREKEHKEIDFDSARKRLQQNYRQAENAKKQRTIQVMDIHEIPKPKKGGFFPRRGGSSQGGGGRHW, via the exons ATGGATTTGGATGATTTTCGGTCGGTTATGGATAACGCAGGCGTCGATGTCTGGACATTTATAGACACAGCGATCCTCGTTGCCTCCCTTGACTACGGTCAAGAGCTGAAGCGGCGGAGAGATAACATCGTCGAGCGTCTCTACGCGACCTCCATGGCTAACAAGTGTAGGAACTGTGACTTCGGTGGAGGCGGAGGAGAAGTTGCTAGGGCTAATGGGAGTGGTGGTCACGAGGAGGAGGAAGAAGGAGGAGGAGAAGTTAGAGAGAAATCAGTTAATGGCGAGGATGATGATGAGGATGATGGTTACGATCCGTTTGCTGGTTTGTTTGATGATGAGCAGAAGAGTGTTCTTGAAATCAAGGAGAGGCTTGAAGATCCTGATCTG TCGGAAGAAGATTTGGTTGAGCTGCTTCAGAATCTGGATGATATGGAGATCACATTCCAAGCTCTCCAG GAAACTGATATTGGGAGGCATGTGAATAAAGTTCGGAAGCATCCATCCAACGATGTTCGGATACTAGCTAAAAAACTTGTCAA AAAATGGAAGGAGACAGTGGACGAGTGGGTCAAACTTAACCCGCCTGGTGATCTTGAACCTCCAAGTTTGATAG CTGATGAGGACTCACCACAGCAGAGAGCTCTCCATAATGGTAACCGCCAACAG GTTCCTGATTTTGGGTATTCACCGGTTCCTCAGACTACTCAGA ATGGGTATTCAGGTTCATCAAGCAAGAACAGTAACGTTGCCCAGCCAGAGAGAAAGCCAAGACCAGTTGCTCCTCCTCAGAGGAGAGAATCTCCATCTCCTGCTAAACCTTCTCGTCCTCCACCTTCTCAACAACCCATTCAG AGGGAGAAGGAGCATAAGGAAATTGATTTTGACTCGGCTAGGAAAAGACTGCAACAAAACTACCGACAAGCTGAGAATG CTAAAAAGCAAAGGACTATACAGGTGATGGACATTCATGAGATACCTAAACCTAAGAAAGGTGGATTTTTTCCGAGAAGAGGCGGCAGTTCACAAGGAGGAGGTGGTAGACACTGGTAA